A genomic segment from Prosthecodimorpha staleyi encodes:
- the uxaC gene encoding glucuronate isomerase yields MGLIHEDRLFPADPTTRAIARRLYETVKDLPIVSPHGHTDPRWFAENEPFPDPARLFVIPDHYVTRMLYSQGVRLQELGIATRDGSPTETDPRRIWRRFAENYHLFRGTPSRMWLDHSFATLFGLDTRLSAETADLYYDTIADHLARDDYRPRALFERFKIEVIATTESPLDPLHWHGMIRASGWSGQVITAYRPDPVCDPDFAGFHDNVRQLGELTGCDTGSWSGYLEAHRRRRAFFKSFGATSTDHGHPTARTADLARADAEALHARVMAGAVSAQDAELYRAQCLTEMAGMSLEDGLVMQIHPGSWRNHNPLLFDRFGRDMGADIPSRTDYVGALKPLLDRYGNEPALTVIVFTLDETTYSRELAPLAGHYPALRIGPAWWFFDSPEGMKRYRDLVTETAGFYNTVGFNDDTRAFTSIPARHDVSRRVDCGYLAGLVASHRLDEDEAFVVARDLAYDLARKAYKLD; encoded by the coding sequence ATGGGCCTCATTCACGAAGACCGCCTGTTTCCGGCGGACCCGACCACCCGCGCGATCGCGCGGCGGCTCTACGAGACCGTGAAGGATCTACCCATCGTCTCCCCGCACGGTCATACCGATCCGCGCTGGTTCGCCGAAAACGAGCCCTTTCCGGATCCGGCCCGGCTGTTCGTCATCCCGGACCATTATGTGACGCGGATGCTCTACAGCCAGGGCGTTCGGCTTCAGGAACTCGGCATCGCCACCCGCGACGGCAGCCCGACCGAGACCGATCCGCGGCGCATCTGGCGCCGCTTCGCCGAGAACTACCATCTGTTCCGCGGCACCCCCTCGCGCATGTGGCTCGACCATTCCTTCGCGACCCTGTTCGGGCTGGACACCCGGCTGAGCGCCGAAACGGCGGATCTCTACTACGACACCATCGCCGACCATCTCGCGCGCGACGACTACCGCCCGCGCGCCCTGTTCGAGCGCTTCAAGATCGAGGTCATCGCCACCACCGAGAGCCCGCTCGATCCGTTGCACTGGCATGGCATGATCCGCGCGTCGGGCTGGTCCGGCCAGGTGATCACGGCCTACCGGCCGGATCCGGTCTGCGATCCGGATTTTGCCGGCTTCCACGACAATGTCCGCCAACTGGGCGAATTGACCGGCTGCGACACCGGTTCCTGGTCGGGCTATCTGGAGGCGCATCGCCGGCGGCGCGCCTTCTTCAAGAGCTTCGGCGCGACCTCGACCGATCACGGCCATCCGACCGCGCGCACCGCCGACCTCGCGCGCGCCGATGCCGAGGCGCTGCATGCGCGGGTCATGGCGGGGGCGGTCTCGGCCCAGGATGCCGAACTCTACCGCGCGCAGTGCCTGACCGAGATGGCCGGGATGAGCCTCGAGGACGGTCTGGTCATGCAGATCCATCCGGGCTCGTGGCGCAACCACAACCCGCTGCTGTTCGATCGGTTCGGGCGCGACATGGGCGCCGACATTCCGAGCCGGACCGACTATGTCGGCGCGCTGAAGCCGCTGCTCGACCGCTACGGCAACGAGCCCGCGCTGACCGTGATCGTGTTCACGCTCGACGAGACCACCTATTCGCGCGAACTGGCCCCGCTCGCCGGACACTATCCGGCGCTTCGGATCGGCCCGGCCTGGTGGTTCTTCGACAGCCCCGAGGGCATGAAGCGCTACCGCGACCTGGTCACCGAGACGGCGGGTTTCTACAATACCGTCGGCTTCAACGATGACACCCGTGCCTTCACGTCGATCCCGGCCCGTCACGACGTGTCGCGCCGGGTCGATTGCGGCTATCTGGCCGGGCTGGTCGCCAGCCATCGCCTCGACGAGGACGAGGCCTTCGTGGTTGCCCGCGACCTCGCCTACGACCTGGCGCGCAAGGCCTACAAGCTCGACTGA
- a CDS encoding ArsR/SmtB family transcription factor, with protein MPEPTIAIPDPADDSAMPPPVPDIEIAALGPAEIRSAAEVFKGLGHDGRLAALAFLADGEKSVGDICDHLHLNQPATSQILAALRASRLVAFRREGKNVLYQLAAPELADLIRIAGRLKF; from the coding sequence GTGCCGGAGCCGACCATCGCCATCCCCGATCCGGCAGACGATTCGGCGATGCCGCCGCCGGTCCCGGACATTGAGATCGCGGCCTTGGGACCGGCCGAGATCCGCAGCGCCGCGGAGGTCTTCAAGGGGCTCGGCCATGACGGACGGCTCGCCGCCCTGGCCTTTCTGGCCGACGGCGAGAAGTCGGTCGGCGACATCTGCGACCATCTGCATCTGAACCAGCCGGCGACGTCGCAGATCCTGGCGGCGCTCAGGGCTTCGCGGCTGGTCGCGTTCCGGCGCGAAGGCAAGAACGTGCTCTATCAACTCGCCGCCCCCGAACTCGCCGACCTGATCCGCATCGCCGGGCGCCTGAAGTTCTGA
- a CDS encoding multidrug effflux MFS transporter, whose product MLKPNTLGMTLVLALLIALGPMSTDMYLPSLPAIGRALQADSPAVQLTLSGFMFGFAIGQVLYGPVSDRLGRKPVLVASLSLYALASALCAFAWSIETLIAARFIQALGACGPIVIARAIVRDLYSGDRAGQELSRMGTIMAFVPAVAPVVGAGLEVTLGWRANFLGALALAGTALWFVVMRLPETVRQRLDSPLSVVAILTDFGALLRSDHFRLHVLLCAGTYGGLFAFISGSSFVLQGLYGLGEIAYGLAFGACALAYMLGTVTGRFLVRLAGMARAIGFGAAAMGTGGLAMAAGVAFGPGHVLEIVAPMMVYMIGVGIAFPLTQASALMPFPERAGAASSLIGLLQMTAAAVIGIVVGAGAARTAWALAGTVAVVGVAVFVTERVIAARRV is encoded by the coding sequence GTGCTGAAACCCAACACCCTCGGCATGACGCTGGTCCTGGCGCTGCTCATCGCGCTCGGCCCCATGTCGACCGACATGTATCTCCCGTCGCTGCCGGCGATCGGTCGCGCCCTGCAGGCCGATAGCCCCGCGGTCCAACTGACCCTGTCGGGCTTCATGTTCGGCTTCGCCATCGGGCAGGTGCTGTACGGGCCGGTCTCCGACCGGCTCGGCCGCAAGCCGGTGCTCGTCGCAAGCCTTAGCCTCTACGCCCTGGCCTCGGCGCTGTGCGCCTTCGCCTGGTCGATCGAGACCCTGATCGCCGCCCGTTTCATTCAGGCCCTGGGTGCCTGCGGGCCGATCGTGATCGCGCGGGCGATCGTGCGCGACCTCTATTCCGGCGACCGGGCCGGCCAGGAACTGTCGCGGATGGGGACCATCATGGCCTTCGTGCCGGCGGTCGCGCCGGTCGTCGGCGCCGGTCTCGAGGTGACGCTCGGCTGGCGCGCCAACTTCCTCGGCGCCTTGGCACTGGCCGGGACGGCGCTGTGGTTCGTCGTCATGCGCCTGCCGGAGACCGTCCGGCAGCGCCTGGACTCGCCGCTCTCGGTCGTCGCGATCCTGACGGACTTCGGCGCCCTGCTGCGCTCGGACCATTTCCGCCTGCATGTGCTGCTGTGCGCGGGGACCTATGGCGGCCTGTTCGCCTTCATTTCCGGCTCGTCCTTCGTCCTGCAGGGGCTCTACGGGCTGGGCGAGATCGCCTATGGCCTCGCCTTCGGCGCCTGCGCGCTCGCCTATATGCTCGGCACCGTGACCGGCCGCTTCCTGGTCCGCCTCGCCGGCATGGCGCGCGCGATCGGTTTCGGCGCCGCCGCCATGGGCACGGGCGGTCTGGCCATGGCGGCCGGCGTCGCCTTCGGTCCGGGCCATGTCCTGGAGATCGTCGCCCCGATGATGGTCTACATGATCGGCGTCGGCATCGCCTTCCCGCTGACCCAGGCCTCGGCGCTGATGCCCTTCCCGGAGCGGGCCGGCGCGGCCTCCTCGCTGATCGGCCTCCTGCAGATGACCGCGGCGGCCGTCATCGGCATCGTCGTCGGCGCCGGGGCGGCGCGGACCGCCTGGGCGCTGGCCGGTACCGTCGCGGTGGTGGGGGTCGCCGTCTTCGTCACCGAACGCGTCATCGCCGCGCGCCGCGTCTGA
- a CDS encoding formyltransferase family protein, translated as MKITVVGSRYFGSAALDAILAEGGNVIGVVVPTADDRLKSAAEQKGIPVTVQADPKVVPAGEIPDGTDLIVTAHSHARVTAEAVAKAPLGGVGYHPSLLPRHRGIAAVEWTVKEGDAIAGGTIYHLADKMDAGAIAMQDWCFVRKGETARELWERALAPLGLKLIGRLVRHANEHGSIPSLPQDEQFATRAPKIKDA; from the coding sequence ATGAAGATCACGGTGGTCGGCTCCCGCTATTTCGGCTCGGCGGCTCTCGATGCGATCCTGGCCGAGGGCGGCAACGTCATCGGCGTTGTGGTGCCGACGGCGGATGACCGGCTGAAATCCGCGGCCGAACAGAAGGGCATCCCGGTCACGGTCCAGGCCGACCCGAAGGTCGTGCCGGCGGGCGAGATCCCGGACGGCACCGACCTGATCGTGACCGCGCACAGCCATGCGCGCGTCACCGCCGAGGCGGTCGCCAAGGCGCCGCTCGGCGGCGTCGGCTACCATCCCTCCCTGCTGCCGCGCCATCGCGGCATCGCGGCGGTCGAATGGACCGTCAAGGAGGGCGACGCGATCGCCGGCGGCACCATCTACCATCTTGCCGACAAGATGGATGCCGGCGCGATCGCCATGCAGGACTGGTGCTTCGTCCGCAAGGGCGAGACCGCCCGCGAATTGTGGGAGCGTGCCCTGGCGCCGCTCGGGCTGAAGCTGATCGGCCGCCTGGTCCGCCACGCCAACGAGCATGGCTCGATCCCGTCGCTGCCGCAGGACGAGCAGTTCGCCACCCGGGCACCGAAGATCAAGGACGCCTGA
- a CDS encoding PRC-barrel domain-containing protein: MMKRALMISALVAVPFTGAMAQSDTKTPGTITPPIGTSTPGVVNPPVGTTTTGATTTTTTTTTGRTSITFVQQQMPDQMLASGLIGATVRGSANETIGEIDDVILDRDGRAQAVVIGVGGFLGMGEKNVAVPYDAVQVTRDPDNAQVSRVAMSTTKEALKAAPEFKKVDKRNAGSSATTGATGSGPVAPKTPVNPQ; encoded by the coding sequence ATGATGAAGCGTGCCCTGATGATCTCCGCCCTGGTGGCTGTTCCGTTCACCGGCGCCATGGCCCAGAGCGATACCAAGACCCCCGGCACCATCACCCCGCCGATCGGCACCTCGACGCCCGGCGTCGTGAATCCGCCGGTCGGCACGACCACCACCGGCGCGACGACGACCACCACCACCACCACGACCGGCCGGACCAGCATCACCTTCGTGCAGCAGCAGATGCCCGACCAGATGCTCGCCTCGGGCCTGATCGGCGCCACGGTGCGCGGTTCGGCGAACGAGACGATCGGCGAGATCGACGACGTGATTCTGGACCGGGACGGCCGGGCCCAGGCGGTGGTGATCGGCGTCGGCGGCTTCCTCGGCATGGGCGAGAAGAATGTCGCGGTCCCCTACGACGCGGTGCAGGTGACCCGCGATCCGGACAACGCGCAGGTCTCGCGGGTCGCCATGTCGACCACCAAGGAGGCCCTCAAGGCGGCTCCGGAATTCAAGAAAGTCGACAAGCGCAACGCCGGCAGCAGCGCGACCACGGGGGCGACCGGCTCCGGCCCGGTGGCCCCGAAGACGCCCGTCAATCCGCAGTAA
- a CDS encoding sulfur globule protein precursor, with translation MIMRKTMMALAATAALATGTVAATSAAEAKVVIKVHGHHGGHFYGGPYYGGPYYGGYYGGGCVVKPKLVHTPWGPVWKNKTFCY, from the coding sequence ATGATCATGCGCAAGACCATGATGGCCCTGGCCGCCACCGCCGCCCTCGCCACCGGCACCGTCGCCGCCACCTCCGCGGCCGAAGCCAAGGTGGTGATCAAGGTCCACGGCCATCACGGCGGCCACTTCTACGGCGGCCCCTACTATGGCGGCCCGTATTACGGCGGCTACTATGGCGGCGGCTGCGTGGTGAAGCCGAAGCTGGTTCACACCCCCTGGGGCCCGGTCTGGAAGAACAAGACCTTCTGCTACTGA
- a CDS encoding ABC transporter substrate-binding protein — protein MIPIRKPRALFLAAALVAAPLPAAAKTLVYCSEGNPEALNPQLVTTTTGVTAGKPMFNSLVEFEPGGTRILPGLAESWTISEDGRVYTFRLREGVKFHSNAVFTPSRTMNADDVVFSLMRQWKADHPYHKISGGNYDYFKDLAMPELLDAIEKRDERTVVIRLKRPNAPFLANLAMSFNVVHSAEYADLLLRQGHPEQLDLEPIGTGPFSFVSYQKDVAIRYRVFPDYWGGRMPLDTLVFSITPNPAVRLTKLKAGECHVMAFPNPADIRRIETDPALRLLRLEGLNIGYMSLNVTRAPFDDLRVRRAVNMAIDKQTIVAAVYGGAGTPAKNPIPPTLWSYNDDVKDYPYDPAAARKLLAEAGLAQGFETELWYMPVSRPYNPNGKRIAELIQADLAKVGVRLKLVTDEWSSYRARLQAGEAPMALFGWTGDNGDPDNFLDTMLGCTAARAGGNNVAKWCNADFDQLITRAKETAIQTERERYYREAQIIAKADAPWVPIAHSVVYMATRKEVTGFRMDPLGRYPFDGVDLQP, from the coding sequence ATGATCCCCATCCGCAAGCCACGCGCCCTCTTCCTGGCCGCCGCGCTGGTGGCCGCGCCGCTGCCCGCCGCCGCCAAGACGCTGGTCTATTGCTCGGAGGGCAATCCGGAGGCGCTGAACCCGCAGCTCGTCACCACCACGACCGGGGTGACGGCCGGCAAGCCGATGTTCAACTCGCTGGTCGAGTTCGAGCCGGGCGGCACCCGCATCCTGCCGGGCCTCGCCGAGTCCTGGACCATCTCAGAGGACGGCCGGGTCTATACCTTCCGGCTGCGCGAGGGCGTGAAGTTCCATTCCAACGCCGTCTTCACCCCGTCGCGGACCATGAATGCCGACGATGTGGTCTTCTCGCTGATGCGGCAGTGGAAGGCGGACCACCCCTACCACAAGATCTCGGGCGGCAATTACGACTACTTCAAGGATCTGGCCATGCCAGAGCTTCTCGATGCCATCGAGAAGCGCGACGAGCGGACCGTGGTCATCCGACTGAAGCGGCCGAACGCGCCGTTCCTGGCCAATCTGGCGATGTCGTTCAATGTCGTCCATTCGGCCGAATATGCCGACCTGCTGCTCCGCCAGGGCCATCCCGAACAGCTCGATCTGGAGCCGATCGGCACCGGACCGTTCTCGTTCGTCTCCTACCAGAAGGATGTCGCGATCCGCTATCGCGTATTCCCGGACTATTGGGGCGGGCGCATGCCGCTCGACACGCTGGTCTTCTCCATCACGCCCAATCCGGCGGTGCGGCTGACCAAGCTGAAGGCCGGCGAATGCCACGTCATGGCCTTCCCGAACCCGGCCGACATCCGGCGCATCGAAACCGATCCGGCCCTGCGGCTGCTGCGGCTGGAGGGGCTGAACATCGGCTACATGTCGCTCAACGTCACGCGCGCGCCGTTCGACGACCTGCGCGTCCGGCGCGCCGTCAACATGGCGATCGACAAGCAGACCATCGTGGCCGCCGTCTATGGCGGCGCCGGCACGCCGGCCAAGAACCCGATTCCGCCGACGCTGTGGTCCTACAACGACGACGTGAAGGACTATCCCTACGACCCGGCCGCCGCCCGCAAGCTGCTCGCCGAGGCGGGGCTGGCGCAGGGCTTCGAGACCGAGCTCTGGTACATGCCGGTCAGCCGCCCCTACAATCCGAACGGCAAGCGCATCGCCGAGCTGATCCAGGCCGATCTCGCCAAGGTCGGCGTCCGGCTGAAGCTGGTCACCGACGAATGGAGCTCCTACCGCGCCCGCTTGCAGGCCGGCGAGGCGCCGATGGCCCTGTTCGGCTGGACCGGCGACAACGGCGACCCGGACAATTTCCTCGACACCATGCTGGGCTGCACGGCCGCGCGCGCCGGCGGCAACAACGTTGCCAAGTGGTGCAACGCCGATTTCGACCAGCTGATCACCCGCGCCAAGGAGACCGCGATCCAGACCGAGCGCGAGCGCTACTACCGCGAGGCGCAGATCATCGCCAAGGCCGACGCGCCCTGGGTGCCGATCGCCCATTCGGTCGTCTACATGGCGACCCGCAAGGAGGTGACCGGTTTCCGCATGGACCCGCTCGGCCGCTACCCCTTCGACGGCGTCGACCTGCAGCCGTAG
- a CDS encoding ATP-binding protein — protein sequence MRIRYKVALVGGIPITIAAAIALVAWLLLDEAEQARRGAVLASAATRDLAAVSIARDDFIRVQPQDRTRGAERFVDFAGRARARLEDLKGPSQGEFLPVVVEVRRALELYSREMEELSLVTRRNDHLVQEMNARAAALIALTDTARARQHASNADIVTSITEGDRRLRIARDIVDKAQELRAAILAIRLEAHAGGPTPTGIARASAAAEDVETLLRTSDKVDEADELRAMIPAAATGGSDAGALTDWIERLIKVNATDQRSLHEEITQLLTYSVQASETEQATQTIAIQTLKLGRRTVDALAARDVETVAAILAESASLGTTVSSLPISPLIQTEMIDSIDQWRQRLTTTRDGLQEQNRILARMDATAADMTRHADTLNERFAANAERIDGFVRTMLLIGTGLGLLLGSITAWIVALSITGPLMRLRDDMRALAADPSRGRVTGADRNDELGAMARAANFFVAELGRRERDLIGAKERADAALAELKETQTNLIQAEKLASLGQLVAGVAHEINTPVGIALTTSTALDGEVKRLKEGAETGRLLRSDLTRAVERLTEGSRLLFANLYRAAELVHSFKQVAADQASGERRSFEMQEWLKEVLTSLSPVLRKSGHQIRIDCPDGLVLDSYPGSLAQVVTNLITNARDHAFRDGRSGVLSIVVTDPKPGWVRIEFSDDGSGIAAEHLPKVFDPFYTTGRDRGRTGLGLHIVHNIVTVTLQGQIQIFSKPGEGTRFVIDIPATLGGPEALRQSA from the coding sequence ATGCGGATACGCTACAAGGTCGCCCTGGTCGGCGGCATCCCGATTACGATCGCGGCCGCGATCGCGCTGGTCGCCTGGCTCCTGCTCGACGAGGCGGAGCAGGCGCGGCGCGGTGCCGTGCTGGCCAGCGCGGCGACGCGCGACCTCGCCGCCGTTTCGATCGCGCGCGACGACTTCATCCGCGTGCAGCCGCAGGACCGCACGCGCGGCGCGGAACGTTTCGTCGACTTCGCCGGCCGCGCACGGGCGCGCCTGGAAGACCTGAAAGGCCCCTCGCAGGGCGAGTTCCTGCCGGTGGTGGTCGAGGTGCGCCGGGCGCTCGAACTCTACAGCCGCGAGATGGAGGAGTTGAGCCTGGTCACCCGGCGCAACGATCATCTCGTGCAGGAAATGAATGCCCGCGCCGCCGCGCTGATCGCGCTGACCGACACCGCGCGCGCCCGCCAGCATGCCTCGAATGCCGACATCGTCACCTCGATCACCGAAGGCGACCGGCGCCTGCGCATCGCGCGCGACATCGTCGACAAGGCTCAGGAACTGCGTGCCGCCATCCTGGCGATCCGGCTCGAGGCCCATGCGGGCGGTCCGACACCGACCGGCATCGCGCGGGCGAGTGCGGCGGCAGAGGATGTCGAGACGCTGCTGCGCACCTCCGACAAGGTCGACGAGGCGGACGAACTGCGCGCCATGATCCCGGCCGCGGCGACCGGCGGCAGCGACGCCGGCGCGCTGACCGACTGGATCGAGCGGCTGATCAAGGTCAACGCCACCGACCAGCGCTCGCTGCACGAGGAGATCACCCAGCTCCTGACCTATTCGGTGCAGGCCTCCGAAACCGAGCAGGCGACGCAGACCATCGCGATCCAGACCCTGAAGCTCGGCCGGCGCACCGTCGACGCGCTGGCGGCGCGCGATGTCGAGACCGTGGCGGCGATCCTGGCGGAGAGCGCGAGCCTCGGCACCACGGTGTCGAGCCTGCCGATCTCGCCGCTGATCCAGACCGAGATGATCGATTCCATCGATCAATGGCGCCAGCGCCTGACCACCACCCGCGACGGGCTGCAGGAGCAGAACCGCATCCTGGCGCGGATGGACGCGACCGCCGCCGACATGACCCGCCATGCCGACACGCTCAACGAGCGATTCGCCGCCAATGCCGAGCGCATCGACGGCTTCGTCCGCACCATGCTGCTGATCGGCACCGGGCTCGGCCTGCTGCTCGGCTCGATCACGGCCTGGATCGTGGCGCTGTCGATCACCGGCCCGCTGATGCGGCTGCGCGACGACATGCGCGCGCTCGCCGCCGATCCCTCGCGCGGCCGGGTCACCGGCGCGGACCGCAACGACGAGCTCGGCGCCATGGCGCGGGCGGCAAATTTCTTCGTCGCCGAACTCGGCCGGCGCGAGCGCGACCTGATCGGCGCCAAGGAGCGCGCCGACGCGGCGCTGGCGGAGCTGAAGGAGACCCAGACCAACCTGATCCAGGCCGAGAAGCTGGCCTCGCTCGGCCAGCTGGTCGCCGGCGTGGCGCATGAGATCAACACGCCGGTCGGCATCGCGCTGACCACGTCGACGGCGCTCGACGGCGAGGTCAAGCGGCTGAAGGAGGGAGCGGAGACCGGGCGCCTGCTGCGCTCCGACCTGACCCGGGCGGTCGAGCGTCTGACCGAGGGCTCGCGCCTGCTGTTCGCCAATCTCTACCGGGCGGCCGAACTGGTGCACAGCTTCAAGCAGGTCGCCGCCGACCAGGCGAGCGGCGAACGGCGGTCGTTCGAGATGCAGGAATGGCTGAAGGAGGTGCTGACCAGCCTGTCACCGGTGCTGCGCAAGTCCGGCCACCAGATCCGGATCGACTGTCCGGACGGGCTGGTGCTCGACAGCTATCCGGGCAGCCTCGCCCAGGTCGTCACCAACCTGATCACCAATGCGCGCGATCACGCCTTCCGGGACGGCCGCTCGGGCGTGCTGTCGATCGTGGTCACCGATCCGAAGCCCGGCTGGGTGCGCATCGAGTTCTCCGACGACGGCAGCGGCATCGCCGCCGAGCATCTGCCGAAGGTGTTCGACCCCTTCTACACGACCGGCCGCGACCGCGGCCGCACCGGCCTCGGCCTGCATATCGTCCACAACATCGTCACGGTCACGCTGCAGGGGCAGATCCAGATCTTCTCCAAGCCCGGCGAGGGCACCCGCTTCGTCATCGACATCCCGGCGACGCTCGGCGGCCCCGAGGCGCTGCGCCAATCCGCATGA
- a CDS encoding TetR/AcrR family transcriptional regulator, which yields MSARRQTRERLVHAAADQFWAVGYETATLAAIAAAAGVPPGNVFYHFPTKADLARAVTALFVAEVAGTLAEIDRRGGDPARRIAAFFDLIADTVVSRVARGCPIARATRDFPADAESGGPAQVFRIMIGWLAARLAEAGRTDAEAAARSALARWQGAIVLAAGLGDGAILATEIAALRAEFGAPAAAPAVITSI from the coding sequence ATGTCGGCGAGGCGGCAGACACGCGAAAGGCTGGTCCATGCGGCCGCCGACCAGTTCTGGGCGGTGGGCTACGAGACCGCGACGCTCGCCGCCATCGCGGCGGCGGCAGGCGTGCCGCCCGGCAACGTCTTCTATCACTTCCCGACCAAGGCCGATCTCGCCCGCGCGGTGACGGCGCTGTTCGTGGCCGAGGTCGCCGGGACCCTGGCCGAGATCGACCGGCGCGGCGGCGATCCGGCCCGACGCATCGCCGCCTTCTTCGACCTCATCGCCGATACGGTCGTCTCGCGGGTGGCGCGCGGCTGTCCGATCGCCCGGGCGACGCGGGACTTTCCGGCCGATGCCGAGAGCGGCGGGCCCGCGCAGGTGTTTCGCATCATGATCGGCTGGCTCGCGGCGCGCCTCGCCGAGGCCGGGCGGACCGATGCCGAGGCGGCCGCGCGCTCGGCGCTGGCGCGCTGGCAGGGGGCCATCGTGCTGGCGGCAGGGCTCGGCGACGGGGCCATCCTGGCGACCGAGATCGCCGCCCTGCGCGCGGAATTCGGCGCGCCGGCCGCAGCGCCGGCGGTCATCACATCGATTTGA
- a CDS encoding exodeoxyribonuclease III, with protein MARSFTLATWNINSVRIRTDLVERLAAERAPDVLCLQEIKCPEANFPSSVFRKLGYVHQAINGQKGYHGVAVLSRLPFAAIDRRGFCDKGDARHIAVTVDDGGDGVEIHNLYVPAGGDEPDATLNEKFAHKLQFLDEMAAWIGKAPAGRASIVVGDLNIAPLEHDVWSHKQLLGVVSHTPVETAALEAIRTGGGWVDAMRSHIPVPQKLYTWWSYRSADWSAADKGRRLDHVWACPAVAPRVAAIEVLRAARGWDRPSDHVPVIARIER; from the coding sequence ATGGCCCGTTCCTTCACACTCGCCACCTGGAACATCAATTCCGTCCGCATCCGCACCGACCTGGTCGAAAGGCTGGCGGCGGAGCGTGCGCCGGACGTGCTCTGCCTGCAGGAGATCAAGTGCCCGGAGGCGAATTTCCCGTCATCGGTCTTCCGCAAGCTCGGCTATGTCCATCAGGCGATCAACGGCCAGAAGGGCTATCACGGCGTCGCCGTGCTCTCGCGGCTGCCCTTCGCGGCGATCGACCGGCGCGGCTTCTGCGACAAGGGCGACGCGCGCCACATCGCGGTGACCGTCGACGACGGCGGCGACGGGGTCGAGATCCACAATCTCTATGTCCCGGCCGGCGGCGACGAACCGGACGCGACCCTCAACGAGAAGTTCGCCCACAAGCTCCAGTTCCTCGACGAGATGGCCGCATGGATCGGCAAGGCGCCGGCCGGTCGCGCCTCGATCGTGGTCGGCGATCTCAACATCGCGCCGCTCGAGCACGATGTCTGGTCGCACAAGCAGCTTCTCGGCGTGGTCAGCCACACCCCGGTCGAGACCGCCGCCCTGGAGGCGATCCGCACCGGCGGCGGCTGGGTCGACGCCATGCGCAGCCACATCCCCGTGCCGCAGAAGCTCTACACGTGGTGGAGCTACCGCTCGGCCGACTGGTCCGCCGCCGACAAGGGCCGCCGCCTGGACCATGTCTGGGCCTGCCCGGCCGTCGCCCCGCGCGTCGCCGCGATCGAGGTCTTGCGCGCGGCGCGCGGCTGGGATCGTCCGTCCGACCATGTCCCGGTGATCGCCCGCATCGAACGGTGA
- a CDS encoding RNA 2'-phosphotransferase, with product MDYKALSRSVAHALRHEPWLYELELDAAGAVAVADLIAALKRERPDWRDLGPGDLDTMLATASKTRFAIEHGRIRAIYGHSLPQRLERVALAPPAILFHGTSPEAAAAIRADGLRPMGRQYVHLSTDRATAVEVGRRKADAPVILTVAAGEAAAAGHPFYAGHDKVWLADHVPPQFIA from the coding sequence ATGGACTACAAGGCCCTCAGCCGGAGCGTCGCCCACGCGCTGCGCCACGAGCCCTGGCTCTACGAGCTGGAACTGGACGCGGCCGGCGCGGTCGCGGTTGCGGACCTGATCGCGGCCCTGAAGCGCGAGCGGCCGGACTGGCGCGATCTCGGCCCCGGCGATCTCGACACCATGCTGGCGACGGCGTCCAAGACCCGCTTCGCGATCGAGCACGGACGCATCCGCGCCATCTACGGCCATTCGCTGCCGCAGCGGCTGGAGCGGGTCGCCCTGGCGCCGCCGGCGATCCTGTTCCACGGCACCTCGCCCGAGGCGGCGGCGGCGATCCGCGCCGACGGTCTCCGGCCGATGGGCCGCCAGTATGTCCATCTCTCGACCGACCGGGCGACCGCCGTCGAGGTCGGCCGGCGCAAGGCCGACGCGCCCGTGATCCTGACCGTCGCCGCCGGCGAGGCCGCGGCCGCCGGCCATCCCTTCTATGCCGGCCACGACAAGGTCTGGCTCGCCGACCACGTCCCGCCGCAATTCATCGCCTGA